A region from the Litoribacterium kuwaitense genome encodes:
- the rimI gene encoding ribosomal protein S18-alanine N-acetyltransferase — translation MQEPVIFREMQLQDIDQVLHVEKHAFATPWRRQAFLQELTQNPYATYIVAETAEKIVGYCGMWVIIDEAHITNIALLPAQRGKKLGEALLKHAIQLIQEKGGRTVSLEVRVSNKIAQNLYKKLGFQYGGVRKGYYTDNHEDAVVMWVNI, via the coding sequence ATGCAGGAGCCGGTCATTTTTCGCGAAATGCAATTACAAGATATCGATCAGGTGTTACATGTAGAAAAGCATGCGTTTGCTACGCCTTGGCGTCGGCAGGCGTTTTTACAGGAATTAACGCAAAACCCTTATGCCACTTATATCGTTGCGGAAACGGCGGAAAAGATCGTTGGGTATTGCGGAATGTGGGTCATTATCGATGAGGCGCACATAACGAATATCGCCCTTTTGCCAGCACAGCGCGGAAAAAAGCTTGGCGAGGCGTTGTTAAAGCATGCGATACAGCTCATTCAGGAGAAAGGTGGACGCACGGTGTCATTGGAAGTACGTGTCTCTAATAAAATTGCACAAAACCTATATAAAAAGTTAGGGTTTCAGTATGGTGGCGTGCGTAAAGGCTATTATACAGATAATCATGAAGATGCAGTTGTGATGTGGGTGAATATATGA
- a CDS encoding ABC-F family ATP-binding cassette domain-containing protein, whose product MIILQINDLEKAFGATTILSNIKMEIKSQDRIAVVGRNGAGKSTLLKIIAGELSYDSGAIIQPNSVQIGYLPQQATVSSENTIWDEMLEEFQDLLGMERRIRALEKQMGSAEVLENETLYTKVMKEYDALRASFEQQNGYQLEADIRGILNGLQFQQFDYYTTKVSALSGGQKTRLALGKLLLKKPDLLILDEPTNHLDIDTLTWLEGYLQNYPGALLLVSHDRYFLDKIVTEVYEIARHRSTKYIGNYSAYQQAKYDQFERDVKEFEKQQKEKQRMEDFVQRNLARASTTKRAQSRRKQLEKTDWMERPAGDDKSVSFSFETTKLSGHDVLIADKITLQYENQMKPLFQNASFSIHRGDRVALVGPNGVGKTSLFKLLCGKLAPKEGSYRWGSSVKIGYYDQEQSHLNSNKTVLQELWDRYPAYQEKDIRTILGNFLFSGDDCLKIVNDLSGGEKARLALSILMLQKANVLLLDEPTNHLDLDAKEVLESALIDFPGTILFISHDRYFMNRLADRVFDLKPTGVTPYLGHYDEYVDKLEEERERKALAEKETLSVQQNNEPPTERKLSFEQQKEDKRKKRQLERQLVELETQLETAEDTINQLEQRLLEPEVYEDHEKAKAVQVELDEANQRLEDLLIEWETYESQK is encoded by the coding sequence ATGATTATTTTACAAATCAATGACTTGGAAAAAGCATTTGGTGCTACAACCATACTTTCTAATATAAAAATGGAAATTAAATCACAGGATCGGATTGCCGTCGTTGGCCGCAACGGAGCCGGTAAATCAACACTTTTAAAAATAATCGCAGGGGAGCTTTCCTACGATTCCGGTGCAATTATTCAACCAAATTCTGTCCAAATCGGCTACCTTCCCCAGCAAGCGACCGTTTCCTCAGAAAATACGATTTGGGATGAGATGCTTGAAGAATTTCAGGATTTGCTCGGAATGGAAAGAAGAATTAGGGCTTTGGAGAAGCAAATGGGGAGCGCTGAGGTCCTTGAAAATGAGACCCTTTACACGAAAGTGATGAAGGAATACGATGCTTTACGCGCTTCCTTTGAACAACAAAACGGTTATCAGCTCGAAGCAGACATACGTGGCATTTTAAATGGTTTACAATTTCAGCAATTTGATTATTACACAACAAAGGTATCTGCCTTAAGTGGTGGTCAGAAGACACGGCTGGCCCTCGGAAAGCTGTTGCTGAAAAAGCCTGATCTGCTGATTCTCGATGAACCGACGAACCATTTAGACATTGATACACTTACATGGCTTGAAGGATACTTACAAAACTACCCAGGCGCCTTGCTGCTCGTTTCACATGACCGTTATTTTCTCGATAAAATCGTGACCGAAGTATACGAGATCGCTCGTCATCGTTCGACAAAATATATTGGAAACTACAGTGCTTATCAGCAGGCGAAATACGACCAATTTGAACGCGATGTCAAAGAGTTTGAAAAACAACAGAAAGAAAAACAACGGATGGAAGATTTTGTTCAACGAAACCTTGCCCGGGCGTCAACAACTAAACGAGCACAAAGCAGGCGAAAACAGCTTGAGAAAACTGACTGGATGGAGCGGCCTGCAGGAGATGATAAATCCGTCTCCTTTTCGTTTGAAACGACAAAACTGAGTGGGCATGACGTGTTAATCGCTGACAAGATCACACTTCAGTACGAAAACCAAATGAAGCCCCTTTTTCAAAACGCATCCTTCTCCATACACCGCGGTGATCGTGTGGCACTCGTCGGGCCCAACGGTGTCGGGAAAACGTCTTTATTTAAATTGCTTTGTGGAAAGTTAGCTCCTAAAGAAGGGAGTTACCGTTGGGGGAGTAGCGTTAAGATTGGTTACTATGATCAAGAGCAATCGCATTTAAATTCGAATAAAACGGTACTTCAAGAACTGTGGGATCGATACCCTGCTTATCAAGAAAAAGATATTCGGACCATCTTAGGCAATTTTTTATTCTCTGGAGACGATTGCCTTAAAATCGTAAATGACTTAAGTGGTGGAGAAAAAGCACGGCTGGCGCTTTCCATTTTAATGCTCCAAAAAGCCAATGTCTTATTGCTGGACGAACCGACGAACCATCTAGATCTCGATGCTAAAGAAGTATTGGAATCCGCACTGATTGATTTTCCAGGGACCATTCTATTTATTTCTCATGACCGTTATTTTATGAACCGGCTTGCTGATCGAGTGTTTGATTTAAAGCCGACAGGCGTGACACCTTATCTTGGTCATTATGATGAATATGTGGATAAGCTTGAAGAGGAAAGAGAACGGAAAGCATTAGCAGAAAAAGAGACCCTCTCTGTCCAACAAAATAACGAGCCTCCGACAGAACGTAAGCTCAGCTTTGAACAACAAAAAGAAGACAAAAGAAAAAAACGACAGCTAGAACGACAGCTAGTCGAACTCGAAACACAGCTAGAAACAGCAGAGGACACGATTAATCAGCTTGAGCAACGCTTGCTAGAACCAGAAGTATATGAAGATCACGAAAAGGCGAAAGCCGTTCAAGTTGAATTGGATGAGGCCAATCAAAGACTGGAAGATCTACTCATAGAATGGGAAACGTATGAATCACAAAAATAA
- a CDS encoding redox-sensing transcriptional repressor Rex, with product MESEQKIPHATAKRLPLYYRFLQNLYSSGKLRVSSAELSEAVKVDSATIRRDFSYFGALGKKGYGYNVEYLLRFFRETLDQGEVTRVSLIGVGNLGTAFLNYNFIKNNNTKIEMAFDSNTEKIGTEISGVPVYHIDELSRMRENDVSVAILTVPATVAQTVTDRLIEEAGIRGILNFTPARLNTPPHIRVHHIDLSVELQALVYFLKTYPMEGGDS from the coding sequence GTGGAGTCTGAACAAAAAATTCCTCATGCGACAGCTAAGCGCTTACCATTATATTATCGTTTTTTACAGAACCTGTATTCTTCAGGAAAGTTAAGGGTGTCATCCGCTGAGCTAAGTGAAGCAGTTAAAGTTGACTCGGCAACCATTCGGCGTGACTTTTCCTATTTCGGGGCGTTAGGTAAAAAAGGATATGGGTATAATGTAGAGTACTTGCTGCGCTTTTTTAGAGAGACTTTAGACCAAGGTGAAGTCACTAGAGTGAGTTTAATTGGTGTTGGTAATTTAGGAACCGCCTTTTTAAACTACAACTTCATCAAAAATAACAATACAAAGATTGAAATGGCCTTTGATAGCAATACAGAAAAAATAGGCACAGAAATTAGCGGAGTTCCTGTGTATCATATTGACGAATTATCTCGTATGAGGGAAAATGATGTGAGCGTTGCGATTTTGACTGTGCCAGCCACGGTAGCTCAGACGGTCACAGACCGTTTAATTGAAGAAGCTGGTATTCGCGGAATATTAAATTTTACCCCTGCTCGTCTGAACACACCGCCACATATTCGAGTGCATCACATTGACCTGTCGGTAGAGCTTCAGGCGCTTGTATATTTTCTTAAAACGTACCCAATGGAGGGAGGAGATTCCTAA
- a CDS encoding twin-arginine translocase TatA/TatE family subunit: MGLGGTSIAIIAVVALLIFGPKKLPELGKAAGNTLREFKHATRGLANDEDDDKSKDKPQQAENKSEDQRVN; this comes from the coding sequence ATGGGATTAGGCGGAACAAGTATCGCAATCATTGCGGTCGTGGCATTATTGATTTTTGGACCTAAAAAACTTCCAGAGCTTGGAAAAGCAGCTGGAAATACGCTTCGTGAGTTCAAGCATGCGACCCGTGGTTTGGCAAACGATGAAGATGATGACAAGAGCAAGGACAAGCCACAGCAAGCTGAGAATAAATCAGAGGATCAACGTGTTAATTAA
- the tatC gene encoding twin-arginine translocase subunit TatC has protein sequence MEDNRTIHLTEHMNELRKRVIIVAVAFVGFLIAGLFFADPLFVYLSENAYQEELKGFRIQDPFKVYMQLAFIISLICTFPIILYQVWRFISPGLYLHERRATLSYIPMMIVLFLIGIAFSYYILFPFVLNFMWNLSERMEIEPLIGVQEYFTFLFHLTLPFGILFELPLVVLFLTRLGLITPAFLRSIRKYSYFVLLVIAGLITPPDLISHMMVTLPLLLLYELSIFISVYAQRKADKKREEEQTAQ, from the coding sequence ATGGAAGATAATCGGACGATTCATTTGACAGAACATATGAACGAATTACGGAAGCGAGTCATTATTGTTGCCGTTGCATTCGTTGGCTTTCTGATCGCGGGTCTCTTTTTTGCTGATCCGCTTTTTGTTTATTTGAGTGAAAACGCATATCAAGAAGAACTGAAGGGCTTTCGGATACAGGACCCATTCAAGGTTTACATGCAACTGGCATTTATTATTAGCTTAATCTGTACATTTCCAATTATTTTATATCAAGTTTGGCGCTTTATAAGTCCGGGGCTTTATTTGCACGAGCGCAGAGCAACATTAAGCTACATTCCGATGATGATCGTCTTGTTTTTAATCGGTATCGCTTTTTCATACTATATCCTTTTTCCCTTTGTGCTTAACTTTATGTGGAACTTGTCGGAGAGAATGGAAATTGAGCCGCTGATCGGTGTGCAAGAGTATTTTACGTTTCTCTTTCATCTGACACTTCCTTTTGGAATCTTGTTTGAACTGCCGCTTGTCGTCCTTTTCTTGACGCGGCTCGGGTTAATTACACCGGCATTTTTAAGAAGCATTCGAAAATATTCTTATTTTGTGCTTCTCGTCATTGCCGGGTTAATTACGCCACCTGATTTAATTTCTCATATGATGGTGACACTGCCTTTGCTCCTTCTATATGAGCTATCGATCTTCATTTCCGTTTATGCGCAGCGGAAAGCCGATAAAAAAAGAGAAGAAGAACAAACAGCGCAATGA